The proteins below are encoded in one region of Fimbriimonadaceae bacterium:
- a CDS encoding WD40 repeat domain-containing protein: MPKAITPIILILCGASGAFAQRVVQHAWAVANQSLIVDLAQGLDGKILVPGTRSLKAFDRDGVFQWASPRQGAKRAAVSPDGKVYSSAEPRFVTEQDGETGATVRRIGPFDSPINGTAVSPDGKVLIVGLRTGYSFVDVATGFPFAAWSSEGFSEWFRHAFAPDGSVFLANNASLRHFEVSSGRLLETVDTEPVVEVGLSSDGSRLYYARSGHDNPQLRCLDTATRQVVWSDPSFVESLRLGANGDSLVAGGYAIYRFDPQTGAREEYASSSLAPICGLTETGGGKVLFGYMDGQAEYRQLDDLSRPVGRLMPGSAAYEVIGYCRDAASWVVRTLPDKAISLLDAETGRFGATLSVPGEFDFSLSPNGRYLASRKDGTVRLYDLVSKTLVGQAAYNGTPVPLNDGRRVIVCSNNTIEVDVPTGTILRSMTPTGGPQLSEDGERLVLSKFDRVLVYRTSDFVLLGGFIHASGVERAVSPSGDYMAIVESRVVKVYESRTGRLVGAIAWPVAAAKSTSLQRWNWVSGDLLAMVAYQPVVRLVTPSGQQVDSFRTEWPENPQSLAASPDGSRWLMSAADASLVSLRVR, from the coding sequence GTCCAGCACGCCTGGGCGGTCGCGAACCAAAGCCTGATCGTCGACCTAGCCCAGGGCCTGGACGGCAAAATCCTTGTTCCAGGCACACGCTCGCTGAAGGCCTTCGACCGCGACGGCGTCTTTCAGTGGGCCTCCCCCCGCCAAGGCGCCAAGCGTGCCGCCGTCAGCCCGGACGGCAAGGTCTATTCCTCTGCCGAACCTCGGTTCGTCACCGAACAAGACGGCGAAACTGGCGCCACCGTGCGGCGGATCGGCCCCTTCGACTCGCCGATCAACGGAACGGCGGTCAGCCCGGACGGGAAGGTCCTCATTGTCGGGTTACGGACGGGCTATTCCTTCGTCGACGTGGCAACCGGGTTCCCCTTCGCCGCGTGGTCGTCGGAAGGGTTTTCGGAGTGGTTCCGCCATGCGTTCGCGCCGGACGGTTCCGTCTTCCTGGCAAACAATGCCTCGCTAAGGCATTTCGAAGTTTCTAGCGGCCGACTTCTGGAGACCGTGGATACCGAACCCGTCGTGGAGGTCGGCTTGTCCTCGGACGGGAGCCGGCTCTACTATGCCCGGAGCGGCCACGACAATCCCCAACTCCGTTGCCTCGACACGGCCACGCGTCAAGTTGTCTGGAGCGACCCCAGTTTCGTCGAGAGCCTGCGGTTGGGCGCGAACGGCGACAGCCTGGTCGCTGGGGGCTACGCCATCTATCGGTTCGACCCCCAAACGGGCGCGCGCGAGGAGTACGCCTCGTCGAGTCTCGCACCCATCTGCGGCCTAACGGAGACCGGCGGCGGCAAGGTCCTCTTCGGCTACATGGACGGCCAAGCCGAGTACCGGCAACTCGACGACCTTAGCCGTCCGGTCGGGCGACTCATGCCCGGCAGCGCCGCCTACGAGGTCATCGGCTATTGCCGGGATGCCGCCTCCTGGGTGGTGAGGACCCTCCCGGACAAAGCGATCTCGCTGCTCGATGCTGAAACGGGCCGGTTCGGTGCGACCTTGAGCGTCCCAGGTGAGTTTGACTTCTCGCTCTCCCCGAACGGCCGGTACCTCGCCTCCCGCAAGGACGGCACGGTACGGCTCTACGACCTCGTGTCCAAGACGCTCGTTGGCCAAGCAGCCTATAACGGCACGCCCGTGCCGTTGAACGATGGCCGGCGGGTCATCGTGTGCTCCAACAACACGATCGAGGTCGACGTGCCCACGGGAACGATCTTGCGGTCCATGACCCCGACTGGCGGGCCCCAGTTGAGCGAGGACGGCGAAAGGCTGGTCTTGAGCAAGTTCGACCGAGTCCTCGTTTACCGCACTTCGGACTTCGTCTTGCTCGGAGGTTTTATCCACGCGTCCGGAGTGGAAAGGGCGGTTTCGCCCAGCGGCGATTACATGGCGATCGTCGAGAGCCGGGTCGTCAAGGTCTATGAGTCGAGGACCGGCCGTCTCGTCGGCGCGATCGCTTGGCCCGTGGCCGCGGCGAAGTCCACGTCCCTGCAAAGGTGGAACTGGGTGTCGGGCGACCTGCTGGCGATGGTCGCCTATCAACCGGTGGTCCGGCTGGTGACCCCGAGCGGGCAACAGGTCGATTCCTTCCGGACGGAATGGCCCGAAAACCCGCAGTCGCTTGCCGCTTCTCCGGACGGGTCGCGCTGGCTGATGTCGGCGGCGGACGCCTCGCTGGTCTCGCTCCGCGTACGCTAG
- a CDS encoding elongation factor G, whose translation MKNYTPDQIRNVAIVGHGGSGKTMLVEHLLYTAGATDRVGTVEAGNTQSDHDPLEVRRKISVSASILSLEWHDHKINLIDVPGYPDFIGDLHAVARVVDAMVIVCEAKKDLDVGFDLAWEVAEKAGLARCIFVNKLERDNADFPGFMETLHERFSNRVVECQIPIGHQAAFSGVLDLLNMKVYKGKDRGVEIEEIPSGYTEEAERLHDKMMDAAAEGDDELMEKYLGGEQLTEEEVEHGLMFGVKEGRVVPVLIGSAASGIGVATLLDRIVGELPSPVYHPFTTVEGTKMEEDPNGPLVGFVFKTTADPYVGKINYVRIFSGSLKADDHVLNVNHEKDERVHNLFFPHGKAQEAATLVQAGDFCAIAKLQDTHTGDTLTTAKDRIQLPPIDFPEPIYRVAVKPATKADEDKLGGAIQRLLEEDPTLHYTRDTVMHQELLEGMGDIHIETAVEKLRSRFGVNVELVEAKVPYKETVRVKGEAQGRHKRQTGGKGQFGDCWLRLEPLPRGTGFEFGSEVVGGAIPKNFIPAIEKGVRETMVSGFLAGYPVVDVKCVVYDGSYHDVDSSEQAFKTAARIGFKAAAEKAQPTILEPVLKLEVDVPDEAVGDVVGDLNTRRAHMQGMEPCAPGKTRISATVPMATMMRYALDLRSITKGRGLFRANVSHYDEVPQNEQQNLIKEYQAHRKEDEDH comes from the coding sequence GTGAAGAACTACACCCCCGACCAGATTCGAAACGTTGCCATCGTCGGCCATGGAGGGTCCGGCAAGACCATGCTTGTGGAGCACCTGCTCTACACCGCCGGTGCCACAGACCGGGTCGGCACGGTCGAAGCCGGGAACACGCAGAGCGACCACGACCCGCTCGAAGTGCGCCGCAAGATCAGCGTCAGTGCATCGATCCTCTCCCTTGAGTGGCACGACCACAAGATCAACTTGATCGACGTCCCGGGTTATCCGGATTTCATCGGCGACCTGCACGCGGTGGCCCGCGTCGTGGACGCCATGGTCATCGTCTGCGAGGCGAAGAAAGACCTCGACGTGGGCTTTGACCTCGCCTGGGAGGTCGCGGAGAAAGCCGGGCTCGCCCGTTGCATCTTCGTCAACAAGCTTGAGCGCGACAACGCCGATTTCCCCGGTTTCATGGAGACGCTGCACGAGCGCTTCAGCAACCGCGTGGTGGAATGCCAAATCCCGATCGGCCATCAGGCCGCCTTCAGCGGCGTCCTCGACCTGCTGAACATGAAGGTCTATAAGGGCAAAGACCGTGGCGTCGAGATCGAAGAGATCCCCTCGGGCTACACCGAGGAGGCGGAGAGGCTCCACGACAAGATGATGGACGCCGCCGCAGAAGGCGACGACGAGCTCATGGAGAAGTACCTCGGTGGGGAACAGCTCACCGAAGAGGAAGTGGAGCACGGCCTGATGTTCGGCGTCAAGGAAGGCCGCGTGGTGCCGGTCTTGATCGGCTCGGCGGCGAGCGGCATCGGCGTCGCCACTCTGCTGGACCGCATCGTTGGCGAGCTGCCGTCGCCGGTCTACCACCCGTTCACGACCGTTGAGGGCACGAAAATGGAGGAGGACCCCAACGGGCCGCTCGTCGGCTTCGTCTTCAAGACCACCGCCGACCCCTATGTCGGCAAGATCAACTATGTGCGCATTTTCAGCGGGTCGCTGAAGGCGGACGACCACGTCCTGAACGTGAACCACGAGAAGGACGAGCGCGTCCACAACCTCTTCTTCCCCCACGGCAAGGCGCAGGAGGCCGCGACCCTCGTGCAGGCGGGCGACTTCTGCGCGATCGCCAAGCTCCAAGACACCCACACGGGCGACACCCTGACGACGGCCAAGGACCGGATCCAACTCCCGCCGATCGACTTCCCCGAGCCGATCTACCGCGTGGCCGTGAAGCCCGCGACCAAGGCCGACGAGGACAAGCTCGGCGGCGCGATCCAGCGGCTGCTGGAGGAAGACCCGACCCTCCACTACACGCGCGACACGGTCATGCACCAGGAGCTGCTCGAGGGAATGGGCGACATTCACATCGAGACGGCGGTCGAGAAGCTGAGGTCCCGATTCGGGGTGAACGTGGAGCTGGTCGAAGCGAAAGTCCCTTACAAGGAGACGGTTCGCGTGAAGGGCGAGGCGCAGGGCCGGCACAAGCGCCAGACGGGCGGCAAGGGCCAGTTTGGCGACTGCTGGCTCCGACTGGAGCCGCTCCCCCGGGGCACGGGCTTCGAGTTCGGCAGCGAGGTCGTCGGGGGCGCCATCCCCAAGAACTTTATCCCCGCGATCGAAAAGGGCGTGCGCGAGACGATGGTCTCCGGCTTTCTCGCCGGCTATCCCGTCGTGGACGTGAAGTGCGTGGTCTATGACGGCAGCTACCACGACGTGGACTCCAGCGAGCAGGCCTTCAAGACGGCCGCCCGCATCGGGTTCAAAGCTGCCGCTGAGAAGGCTCAGCCGACCATCCTGGAACCCGTGCTCAAGCTCGAGGTCGACGTGCCGGACGAGGCGGTGGGCGACGTGGTGGGCGACCTGAACACCCGCCGCGCCCATATGCAGGGCATGGAGCCTTGTGCGCCGGGGAAGACCCGCATCAGCGCCACCGTCCCGATGGCGACCATGATGCGCTACGCGCTGGACCTGCGGTCTATAACCAAGGGCCGCGGCCTCTTCCGCGCCAATGTCTCGCACTACGACGAAGTGCCGCAGAACGAGCAACAGAACCTTATCAAGGAGTACCAGGCGCACCGCAAGGAGGACGAGGACCACTAG